In the Tribolium castaneum strain GA2 chromosome 1, icTriCast1.1, whole genome shotgun sequence genome, one interval contains:
- the LOC135265572 gene encoding uncharacterized protein LOC135265572 isoform X2, which yields MWPFKTEGKMVCHTNDIGFLLNDEFMGCNRRNPNKRVVFCPPPPSRGMNSRYTRVEGSGTYMVESSTGCEFCASFVSVFCYRVFSDRSPYLRVLEFLKFCFSKTLSHFCGTSLVGFYITTMGMCWAPDCKHYSTRDKCHFFSFPKSGKERALWKKLLRRDVEPGPGAYVCSCHFRDGRKENGPELFLHNIAKRAYFQVESPEKKKMKKQGLPSCSSSAESLSVDIPEETVPSTMNLEEVPSTSTAVVAAPADIIQDAPLESMGVQAPLVSHAALEAEMYFLKKENAELKAKIQYLTVRFCYENVQGNDKLIVLYTGLPNSQIFEALFHLIEKLDIKYYHKWTVQKLTRIDQLFLTLVKLRLNFPQLDLAQRFGVAQSTVSNIILTFVHVIYEILYKQFMTTMPSREKNKSCLPTCFSNFTNCRAVLDCTEIFTVVSRLIGVAPNGVITFVSDLYVGSTSDQKPIRDF from the exons atgtggcCTTTTAAAACTGAGGGAAAAATGGTTTGCCACACTAATGACATTGGATTTCTTCTGAATGACGAATTCATGGGGTGCAACCGGCGCAACCCCAATAAACGGGTTGTTTTCTGTCCCCCTCCCCCATCACGAGGGATGAATAGCAGGTATACGAGGGTAGAGGGTTCAGGCACATACATGGTTGAAAGTAGTACGGGTTGTGAGTTCTGTGCTTCTTTCGTGAGTGTCTTTTGTTATCGTGTTTTTTCCGATCGTTCTCCATATCTTCGtgttcttgaatttttaaaattctgtttttccaAGACATTATCTCATTTTTGTGGTACATCATTAG TAGGTTTTTACATCACAACTATGGGAATGTGTTGGGCTCCAGATTGCAAACACTATAGTACTCGCgataaatgccatttttttagttttcctaaGTCGGGAAAAGAACGAGCactatggaaaaaattgttgag aaGAGATGTAGAACCCGGACCAGGAGCCTACGTTTGCAGCTGCCATTTTCGGGATGGAAGAAAGGAAAATGgtcctgaattatttttgcacaatatcgcaaaaagagcctattttcaagtggaatctccagaaaaaaaaaagatgaaaaaacaagGACTCCCTTCTTGTTCTAGTTCCGCTGAATcattaag TGTTGATATACCGGAAGAAACAGTACCATCGACAATGAATTTAGAGGAAGTGCCATCGACGTCTACAGCCGTAGTTGCAGCACCAGCAGATATAATTCAAGATGCTCCGTTAGAATCTATGGGTGTGCAAGCACCCTTGGTGTCACATGCGGCTCTTGAAGCAGAAatgtattttctcaaaaaggaaaatgctgaacttaaagcaaaaatacaatatctgACAGTACGATTTTGCTATGAAAATGTTCAAGGAAATGACAAACTCATTGTTTTATATACCGGTCTTCCCAATAGCCAGATTTTCGAAGCATTGTTTCACTTAATCGAAAAGTTGgacataaaatattaccacAAATGGACAGTCCAAAAGTTAACTAGAATTGACCAACTCTTTTTAACCCTAGTAAAATTACGACTCAATTTCCCTCAACTTGATTTGGCGCAACGCTTTGGGGTTGCCCAAAGCACAGtttctaatattattttaacatttgtccatgtaatatatgaaattttatataaacagtTTATGACGACAATGCCTTCgcgcgaaaaaaataaatcttgcttgccaacatgttttagcaattttactaattgtagAGCAGTTCTAGATTGTACCGAAATTTTCACTGTGGTATCAC GGCTAATTGGAGTTGCACCCAATGGTGTCATCACATTTGTAAGTGATTTATACGTGGGATCAACTTCTGatcaaaaa CCGATAAGGGATTTTTGA
- the LOC135265572 gene encoding uncharacterized protein LOC135265572 isoform X1 — protein MWPFKTEGKMVCHTNDIGFLLNDEFMGCNRRNPNKRVVFCPPPPSRGMNSRYTRVEGSGTYMVESSTGCEFCASFVSVFCYRVFSDRSPYLRVLEFLKFCFSKTLSHFCGTSLVGFYITTMGMCWAPDCKHYSTRDKCHFFSFPKSGKERALWKKLLRRDVEPGPGAYVCSCHFRDGRKENGPELFLHNIAKRAYFQVESPEKKKMKKQGLPSCSSSAESLSVDIPEETVPSTMNLEEVPSTSTAVVAAPADIIQDAPLESMGVQAPLVSHAALEAEMYFLKKENAELKAKIQYLTVRFCYENVQGNDKLIVLYTGLPNSQIFEALFHLIEKLDIKYYHKWTVQKLTRIDQLFLTLVKLRLNFPQLDLAQRFGVAQSTVSNIILTFVHVIYEILYKQFMTTMPSREKNKSCLPTCFSNFTNCRAVLDCTEIFTVVSRLIGVAPNGVITFVSDLYVGSTSDQKVVLNCGIIDMLKTGDMILADKGFLIQNILPPGVTLNIPPFLSNVQFTPEQVKCTENIARARIHVERAIRRLKCYHILNFLPESLCHYGDIVFKATAALTNLQFPLIKEVAELFQDCDD, from the exons atgtggcCTTTTAAAACTGAGGGAAAAATGGTTTGCCACACTAATGACATTGGATTTCTTCTGAATGACGAATTCATGGGGTGCAACCGGCGCAACCCCAATAAACGGGTTGTTTTCTGTCCCCCTCCCCCATCACGAGGGATGAATAGCAGGTATACGAGGGTAGAGGGTTCAGGCACATACATGGTTGAAAGTAGTACGGGTTGTGAGTTCTGTGCTTCTTTCGTGAGTGTCTTTTGTTATCGTGTTTTTTCCGATCGTTCTCCATATCTTCGtgttcttgaatttttaaaattctgtttttccaAGACATTATCTCATTTTTGTGGTACATCATTAG TAGGTTTTTACATCACAACTATGGGAATGTGTTGGGCTCCAGATTGCAAACACTATAGTACTCGCgataaatgccatttttttagttttcctaaGTCGGGAAAAGAACGAGCactatggaaaaaattgttgag aaGAGATGTAGAACCCGGACCAGGAGCCTACGTTTGCAGCTGCCATTTTCGGGATGGAAGAAAGGAAAATGgtcctgaattatttttgcacaatatcgcaaaaagagcctattttcaagtggaatctccagaaaaaaaaaagatgaaaaaacaagGACTCCCTTCTTGTTCTAGTTCCGCTGAATcattaag TGTTGATATACCGGAAGAAACAGTACCATCGACAATGAATTTAGAGGAAGTGCCATCGACGTCTACAGCCGTAGTTGCAGCACCAGCAGATATAATTCAAGATGCTCCGTTAGAATCTATGGGTGTGCAAGCACCCTTGGTGTCACATGCGGCTCTTGAAGCAGAAatgtattttctcaaaaaggaaaatgctgaacttaaagcaaaaatacaatatctgACAGTACGATTTTGCTATGAAAATGTTCAAGGAAATGACAAACTCATTGTTTTATATACCGGTCTTCCCAATAGCCAGATTTTCGAAGCATTGTTTCACTTAATCGAAAAGTTGgacataaaatattaccacAAATGGACAGTCCAAAAGTTAACTAGAATTGACCAACTCTTTTTAACCCTAGTAAAATTACGACTCAATTTCCCTCAACTTGATTTGGCGCAACGCTTTGGGGTTGCCCAAAGCACAGtttctaatattattttaacatttgtccatgtaatatatgaaattttatataaacagtTTATGACGACAATGCCTTCgcgcgaaaaaaataaatcttgcttgccaacatgttttagcaattttactaattgtagAGCAGTTCTAGATTGTACCGAAATTTTCACTGTGGTATCAC GGCTAATTGGAGTTGCACCCAATGGTGTCATCACATTTGTAAGTGATTTATACGTGGGATCAACTTCTGatcaaaaagttgttttaaattgtggaaTAATCGACATGTTAAAAACTGGAGATATGATTTTAGCCGATAAGGGATTTTTGATCCAAAATATTCTGCCACCAGGGGTCACTTTGAATATTCCaccttttttatcaaatgtccAATTTACACCAGAGCAAGTTAAGTGTACCGAAAATATTGCACGTGCAAGAATACACGTCGAAAGGGCAATACGccgattaaaatgttatcatattttaaattttttgccagagTCTTTGTGCCACTATGgagatattgtttttaaagcgACTGCCGCTTTAACAAACCTccaatttccattaattaaagaggtagcagaattgtttcaggattgtgatgattaa
- the LOC135265574 gene encoding uncharacterized protein LOC135265574 isoform X2 — protein sequence MRISAEVLPSMKKLNYTVEISYDLEEGVKTAHCTCPRGNVACHHMAAALYYAHYNVSATDIECQWSAPSKTTPQTEVIKLADVYKPKLSNYTALSRSSTEDEIIQFRAEIGVTNVVGFTWLLRPEASEEARKIIADIEEILQSLEYVQAIDKQKFLLEKCRIDEARIKLVEACTRGQHVNENWHVARKHRLTASRFGMVLSACSRRRFPPSLFKNLAEGYSLDRVAAVQWGKTHEKTALREFEEATNLKVQETGFWLEESGFLGASPDGLVEEDGILEIKCPYKYRDTDSLSEALKDKKYFYWRDENEDINLNSNHNYYHQVQGQMHITGRSICYFVVWTPKCTEIFQIEKDPGWSENINILKEFYLDQYISFISQ from the exons ATGAGAATTTCTGCAGAAGTTCTACCGAGCAtgaaaaagctaaattatactgtggag ATTTCATATGACCTAGAAGAAGGGGTTAAGACGGCACATTGTACCTGCCCAAGGGGCAACGTGGCTTGCCATCATATGGCTGCAGCATTATATTATGCTCATTATAATGTAAGTGCTACTGACATTGAGTGTCAGTGGAGTGCCCcatcaaaaacaacaccacAAACAGAAGTCATTAAGTTAGCTGATGTTTACAAGCCGAAATTATCAAACTATACGGCACTGTCTAGGTCCTCTACTGAGGACGAAATTATTCAGTTCCGTGCCGAAATAGGCGTCACGAATGTGGTGGGCTTCACTTGGCTCCTAAGACCAGAAGCAAGTGAAGaagccagaaaaattattgcagataTCGAAGAAATTCTACAAAGCTTAGAATACGTGCAGGCCATAGACAAACAAAAGTTTCTTTTGGAGAAGTGCAGAATAGATGAGGCACGCATTAAACTGGTTGAGGCGTGCACTCGGGGCCAACATGTTAACGAAAATTGGCATGTAGCAAGGAAACATCGTTTAACGGCCAGCAGGTTTGGCATGGTACTATCTGCTTGCAGTAGACGAAGATTCCCAccctctttatttaaaaatttggcggaAGGCTATTCGCTTGACAGGGTTGCTGCTGTGCAGTGGGGTAAGACCCACGAGAAGACAGCGCTCAGAGAATTTGAAGAAGCGACGAATCTTAAAGTCCAAGAGACGGGATTTTG gttggAAGAATCAGGCTTTTTGGGAGCAAGTCCTGATGGATTAGTGGAAGAAGATGGGATTCTCGAAATTAAATGCCCATATAAATATAGGGACACTGACAGTTTGTCTGAAGCCCtgaaggataaaaaatatttttattggagggatgaaaatgaggacattaatcttaacagcaatcacaattattaccaCCAAGTACAGGGGCAAATGCACATCACTGGTCGAAGTATCTGCTACTTTGTCGTGTGGACACCAAAGTGCACAGagatatttcaaattgaaaaagatccGGGGTGGTCagaaaatatcaatattttaaaagaattttatcttgaccaatatatttcctttatttcacaataa
- the LOC135265574 gene encoding uncharacterized protein LOC135265574 isoform X1 yields MAEKHIVKFHFIAKFFGDGNRFLVRGENAFTSGHVTKFRFDGTVQPMRISAEVLPSMKKLNYTVEISYDLEEGVKTAHCTCPRGNVACHHMAAALYYAHYNVSATDIECQWSAPSKTTPQTEVIKLADVYKPKLSNYTALSRSSTEDEIIQFRAEIGVTNVVGFTWLLRPEASEEARKIIADIEEILQSLEYVQAIDKQKFLLEKCRIDEARIKLVEACTRGQHVNENWHVARKHRLTASRFGMVLSACSRRRFPPSLFKNLAEGYSLDRVAAVQWGKTHEKTALREFEEATNLKVQETGFWLEESGFLGASPDGLVEEDGILEIKCPYKYRDTDSLSEALKDKKYFYWRDENEDINLNSNHNYYHQVQGQMHITGRSICYFVVWTPKCTEIFQIEKDPGWSENINILKEFYLDQYISFISQ; encoded by the exons A tggcagaaaagcacattgttaagtttcactttattgcgaaattttttggggacggtaatcgctttttagttcggggagaaaatgcttttaccaGCGGTCACGTCACCAAATTTAGGTTTGATGGCACAGTACAACCGATGAGAATTTCTGCAGAAGTTCTACCGAGCAtgaaaaagctaaattatactgtggag ATTTCATATGACCTAGAAGAAGGGGTTAAGACGGCACATTGTACCTGCCCAAGGGGCAACGTGGCTTGCCATCATATGGCTGCAGCATTATATTATGCTCATTATAATGTAAGTGCTACTGACATTGAGTGTCAGTGGAGTGCCCcatcaaaaacaacaccacAAACAGAAGTCATTAAGTTAGCTGATGTTTACAAGCCGAAATTATCAAACTATACGGCACTGTCTAGGTCCTCTACTGAGGACGAAATTATTCAGTTCCGTGCCGAAATAGGCGTCACGAATGTGGTGGGCTTCACTTGGCTCCTAAGACCAGAAGCAAGTGAAGaagccagaaaaattattgcagataTCGAAGAAATTCTACAAAGCTTAGAATACGTGCAGGCCATAGACAAACAAAAGTTTCTTTTGGAGAAGTGCAGAATAGATGAGGCACGCATTAAACTGGTTGAGGCGTGCACTCGGGGCCAACATGTTAACGAAAATTGGCATGTAGCAAGGAAACATCGTTTAACGGCCAGCAGGTTTGGCATGGTACTATCTGCTTGCAGTAGACGAAGATTCCCAccctctttatttaaaaatttggcggaAGGCTATTCGCTTGACAGGGTTGCTGCTGTGCAGTGGGGTAAGACCCACGAGAAGACAGCGCTCAGAGAATTTGAAGAAGCGACGAATCTTAAAGTCCAAGAGACGGGATTTTG gttggAAGAATCAGGCTTTTTGGGAGCAAGTCCTGATGGATTAGTGGAAGAAGATGGGATTCTCGAAATTAAATGCCCATATAAATATAGGGACACTGACAGTTTGTCTGAAGCCCtgaaggataaaaaatatttttattggagggatgaaaatgaggacattaatcttaacagcaatcacaattattaccaCCAAGTACAGGGGCAAATGCACATCACTGGTCGAAGTATCTGCTACTTTGTCGTGTGGACACCAAAGTGCACAGagatatttcaaattgaaaaagatccGGGGTGGTCagaaaatatcaatattttaaaagaattttatcttgaccaatatatttcctttatttcacaataa
- the LOC660015 gene encoding probable palmitoyltransferase ZDHHC24, giving the protein MLLRKNVLPRTLSDTLVTLFTLCIIPTVYYFELFVVLPHFYAQWDAWYTFHFVSGTFILFNLCSNYVAIVLCDTSIRGRLLPTAMGPHCRFCAVCECIAPPRSWHCSTCNVCILKRDHHCMFTSCCIGHHNLRYFIVFVFYMFVATVYASYYNLFFVLEFAEFGTLESIIKLVFPLATLFVDYSRNQMYLFLVLIVLIGGVFTGVLLYFHGDLILRGVVTHERNQKLGLYDLGRRKNLEGVLGDRWCLVWLSPFVESRLPQDGVHWDVKQTTKAK; this is encoded by the coding sequence atgttattacGAAAAAACGTGTTGCCTCGCACCCTTTCGGACACTTTAGTGACTCTGTTTACCCTGTGCATCATCCCCACCGTGTACTACTTCGAGTTGTTCGTGGTGCTGCCCCATTTCTACGCCCAGTGGGACGCCTGGTACACCTTCCATTTCGTAAGTGGGACCTTCATTTTGTTCAACTTGTGCTCCAACTACGTGGCAATCGTCCTATGCGACACCAGCATTCGCGGGAGACTCCTCCCCACAGCAATGGGGCCCCACTGCCGCTTCTGCGCCGTTTGCGAGTGCATTGCGCCCCCCAGGTCCTGGCATTGCTCCACGTGCAACGTGTGCATCCTCAAACGGGACCACCACTGCATGTTTACAAGCTGTTGCATAGGACACCACAATTTGCGCTACTTTATCGTATTTGTTTTCTACATGTTTGTAGCCACTGTTTACGCCTCgtactataatttattttttgtactaGAATTTGCCGAATTCGGCACACTTGAGTCGATAATTAAGCTGGTTTTTCCGCTGGCGACGCTATTTGTTGACTATTCGCGAAACcaaatgtatttatttctaGTGTTGATTGTTTTAATTGGGGGCGTTTTTACGGGGgttttgttgtattttcaCGGCGATTTGATCTTAAGGGGGGTTGTTACGCATGAGAGGAATCAAAAATTGGGGCTGTATGACCTCGGGAGGAGAAAGAATCTTGAGGGGGTTCTAGGGGACAGGTGGTGCCTTGTCTGGTTGTCTCCTTTTGTGGAGAGCAGATTGCCCCAAGATGGGGTCCACTGGGACGTAAAGCAAACAACCAAAGCTAAATAA